Sequence from the Eleutherodactylus coqui strain aEleCoq1 chromosome 13, aEleCoq1.hap1, whole genome shotgun sequence genome:
ctggcctgcaagaaatcttgactctaccaagAAAAATGTCGTTGCTGAGCCTCTTGTGAATCCAAAATATGTTCTTCTTCCActccttcatataaagctgggttttaTGAACTattttgtcaaaggtatgaaccaggaaggacaggcatttaattacttaagagacaaatttcctagattgagtgatgcaatgtctaaggaaggtatttttgttgggccacaaattcgacaacttgtaaaggatcctgcgtttgaccaagttttggagggaaatgaaaaggaagcttggcaagctTTAAgaggagttattcatggattcttaggcaacaaaagagatgataactacactcagttggtgacagaaCTTCTGgaaaataccatcaactcggatgcaacatgtGCCTTAAAATCTATTTTCTCCTCTCCTacctagactttttccctccgagttgtggagctgtcagtgatgaacacggagaaagattccacaaggatatttctgtaatggaacaaagatatcaagGCCGTTGGAATGGAGCAATGCTCTTGggttactgctggtctgtgtgcagGGATGCTCCGtaactcacttacaagaggcaagccaaaagaaaacaatctcatgaagtcaccatatgattctcttcacaccgaaccgCCTACCAGGAATCTAAaccttccatcaatttagaactcttagaatgtaactgtcattaaaaaaaatttcaaatgcaatttcaatgttgttagcatatgtaattaaaatgtatcattttctctcaATCCGTTcaaataacatacttccacctattgtgTATCACAGAAACTAGTAAGATTTGACTTATGAAGTTAAGGAAAcaatccaaaatattttttttgttggccagtgttattgTTCCTCCTACCCATATGTTGCAGAAGAAAAGGGGTTGCTTTCACCTTCCCTTTTGTGCTTGTGAAGAAGTAATATAGgacagttggaagggacttccagggttatctggtccaaccTCATTCAAGTTTTCTTTATTCATGGGTTCTACAGCATTTATCTTGTCTGCCTTTATAGTATGTATGCCCTTGAGTAGCACTGAGATTGTGCAACTCTGTTCTGCTAGGAATTGAGAGGCAAAAGTTGATGTCTAGCCAACTTTTCGATAAGTCTAAATTAAATACTAAAGAACACATTGCAGCAATGTTACTACAAGGAAAAATCCTTGTCAGACATACAGACATAGCGACACTGCTATACACTGACCCATACTGTATATATTAATATGGGCTGACATATGCATATACGGATTGACACATCTGTAGACGAACATTGACAGGCACAGGATGAAACCACTTGAGACACATACGCTGACAATTATATTTGAGAAGACAGAGGGATGTGCTCTTCATTCTCCAGCAGACAGCAGAATTTTTACGTCTCCTATTGTGTGTTTGTGCTGCAGGGTCCAGGAGTGAAGAAGTGCGGTCGTGCGCTGCTGAGACGAGGTGTGTGGCTACGTATTGCTGACTTAGGGCGTGTATGGTTGTGCGGTGCTGAGTAAGGGTGCATGTGGCTGTATGTTGCTGATTTTAGCCTTGTAGCATTCCTTCTCTTCTTACAATAAGTTGTGGCTTCTTTTTATTAAGTTGTGACCTGAGCAAAAGATCAATGCTCTAAAGGGAGTTCACCTCAACACGTTCGGTCATCATGAATAAACAGAGGAATATATCCCTCATCCATCACAGCTCCTTAAAGCGGTAGTATGGATTAGAAAACTCAAATTAAAATACTCCATTTGTGGATTTTGACTTAATTGAATGGTTCTTCATATGTCTCTCGCTCTAGAGAACTCAACacatctgtgcattacatagaaGGCCAATTGTTTTGTACATCATttcccatgaggaggaactgcagggaaattaaacacCTGCTGCCAAGTTTTCCCACATATTACGGGTATgtctaagggctctctcacatgagCGCATTGCAcatagaatggaacccattgttttcaatgggttcattctcactttcaaaaaaaaaaagggctacattctctattttggtgcacaccatagaagtctataatgGGTACACAAATGCGCACCTGATCCCTGCAAAATTGTACATTGCACTGTGCAATTTCATGGGGAAATTAGTCAGAAAcaccatcttttctccttagggagagcagtgagtgaggagatattcatgcacctctgggtaatatgcaaataagggagatggaacaatacctctgcagcaccacctattggaaggcagcattccttcaaatcaatgttagactctttatacaagccttgtaacaatgactaggaattgaaagccagattccatgcagtgtgcagtaggtttctggctttgctcgtgagaggcctgtgatgtgggtcagaaacactatcttttctacctagggagagcagtgagtgaggagacttacaggAGATGGCAAATGGATAACTCCAGTGACTAATTAGGctacacagccttttaaatcacggcgcATGTGTGTCCTGAGCCTATGTGAATGGTTCTTGGCAGCACGGAAACAGCAGTAAACAGCACAGATATGTGTACAATAGCATGACCTTCGCAGTGCTAAACAATTGACCCCGTTTTTGCTTTACGCTTTCAACGCTATCTCCAAAGGTTGCCCTTTTCATGCTCAGGCATTGCAAGCACAGCACACATTTCTGTAATCTCAAAAGCAGGTAAAGATACTTCTAATTGTGGTAATTTTCAGCCTATCTTGTTTCTTAACATTGATGCTATGCCTTTAATGGTCCATGCCGTAAAGGCATTTTATAGAGCACATTGAGGTTTCTTAGAGGCCACCCTCCTGAAAGTGGGACTGGACACCTGCATGTGTGAGCGAATTATGGTATTATACTATCATTCTTTGTCACGGGTGCGAATTAATGGCTCACTCTGCTCTTCCCCATTTGTATACACACTTGTCATGGAATCTTTGGCCATTGCTCTTCAACAGAACACCTCGCTTCAGGGTATAACAGTTAATTTATCTAGTTAGTTAGTATTAATATATCTCTCCCCTCCTAGAATAGGGCCCTCAGGATCCTGCAAGAGTTAGATTGATTTAGTAAACTCAGTGACTTTAAAGCCAATCTGCAGAAGTCAGAGATTCTTAATATACCTGGGAGGAGGTATCACATCTTTGGAGGGTCTTTCCCTTTCAGGAGCAGTtttcagctattaaccctttgcaatccactgtctgacctctgaagccattatgatttaaggctgtacagctccgatgttggaagacgtccctcggggttctcttactgtatattgccagcctctctgctgtcggagcctatccaacgtgtcacctcatgcagtactggctttagccagcatatagcgccattgtataacggcagaaaaagagtaagccccctaggaaaaccaggaaaaaaattggattggaaagggttaaatacctggGCATTTGGGTTTCTGCTGACCTGGCTCAGTTATTCTCTCTGAAATACAGATCTCATTAGAAGCAGACCTCAAGAGATGGAACTTCCTCCTCATCTTCTGGTTTGGCCGGATAAATGTCCTGAAAATGGATTCCCCACCCAAACTTTTATATCTATGTCAGACTATACCCCTCAATTTACCTTGAACTTTTTTCGCTAACTTAAAGCAACGAGCTACGAACTTTGTTTGAAAGGGTGCTAAACCATGCTTGAAATATCTCTTACTGATCAAGTGAAAGTCAAGGGGGTAGTACAGGCTTACTGGACTTCGCCCTTTATCATAGGGTATTGTGTGTAGCTGTGTTCTAGACTTATTCCATTATCGGTTATTGAAACTGTTAATGCTGTGGTCGTGGATCCACTCTGTCATCCTGCTGAGTGAAACCACCCCGTAGGATGGACAGCTGACTCCAAGATGGGAACTGTGCAAAAGCTGGAACTCGGTACAAAGGATGAGAATGGACTAAGATGGGCTAAATGTCCCTTACCTGGAGATACTCCTGAAGGTGGAGAGGTCCAGGCCGCCTTTCCTATCCCTGACTCCTAGCCTTCCCTACCCACCTGGTGAAGACAGGAACCCAAAGTCAGTTGCATTGAGCCGAGCAGATATGGAGAAGTAAGGAGTGAATGTCAGACAAGAGCAGGACATGGTCCTATACAGAGGTGACAGACACAGGGGATAGAAAGCAAACTAGTTGCAGGAACCTGCATCAGAACACACAGAAAGCAGATTCAGACAGAGAAAAAGTACCATTCAGCATAAGCACACACAAGGAACTGGAAGCAGAAAGGATAGCTAGAGCAGCAGCTCACATGCAGTCATGCAAGGGATTACAACAACACCAAGTACCCTGGGAAAGGTCTGAGGAGGTTAAATAGGAGGGTAATTGCAAATCACCTCCAGCTGGATGGAAAAgccagacacagtaaccctgCGGATGATGGAACAAACAGAAGCAGACCCAGGAAGCAGGATGATGCCAGcgtctgccagacctaacaaAAAATCTGGGTAGGGATAGAACAAAACGTAACTCCAGGTCAGGCCCTGGGGCTGTTCTGGTTGGCACCAGGCTCATTTAGGAAATTAGAGGGACTATCTCCATTTCTGACCACATCATTGAATGCATTTAACAGGTTTGCCGTGCAAGTGCATTTGGTCTCCTTGATCCCACTGGAGGAAAATCTCTTATTTGAAGTAGCTGTTGCAGGCTCATTGTTGTTCCCTCTCGCTAGTGATCCTTTCCCCCATGTATGAGATATACTGTCTCCCTCTGGTGGACATTCTCAGCTTGCAGAGCAGTGGCTTGGGTTAGTAtaacaggcacagctcctattgaattcaatattGTAGGACCAAACTGTGATATGTTGTTATCTGCTTCCAGCTCAGACCACACTGACAGTATTGCTGGGAATCAGTTGATCAGCATGGATCCTGTGCGGCTGACCCCCACTGATGACCTACCTTGACCTATCAAGAGAAAAAAACGCCCAAAGTCCTGAAAAACACCATTTCAGGTTGGATGAGACCCCTAGACAAAAATAACGGGCAGGGGCTCTTATCCCACCTCTTGAACCCAGACCCCTTAGCCCCTATAATCGTCACCTATAGAAAAGGTAACCATGTGAGGGAACCTGgaagtaagtcttcagtttctttgtAGCGCTACTGCATGGCAAATGAAGCTTGCCTAATAAATGAGGCAAGAATTCCCTAATAAGTGCTTTTTCCCCCAGCCCTTTTAATATTTCAAATCTACCTGTGTAACAGATTTTCCCTTCCTTTGTGTAGATTGTGTGTTTATTGCATATTACGACAGGATGTGACTCCACTCTGTTGACACAACAATGATGAAATGTCTTTAGTTTTTGGATTTAATTATACTCACACTTATTCAGCCCTCGGCTCCCTCAGTACTGGTGTGCAAGTGTGACACACAGCTCCCCCTCCCCTTACATACCATGTGTTACAATCTTGTGGTCTGAGGTTTTAGTGATTCAGCCATtaaggtgtatatatatagttgAGATGAACAGAAGTGTGCAGAAAGGAAACAAGCAAGGAAAAGAGCTGGTTATCACCCTAAGAATGCAAGTGGTGCTGGTCCTTCTTGGCACCTTGTGTGCCTGGAGCCATTGTGCTCCAACATCTCACCACAAACCTGTATCCGTTATATTCCCATCAGATATAAGGAGCAACTCTAGTGACCTGGAGAGAGCGCAGGTAACATACCCTTCATGTCTTTTGGACACCTTCTATCCATTGTCATTTCCGCTTTATTGCCATGGACGTGTCTTAGATGACGTCACCGATAAGATGTTCTCCACTACTTACTGAATGACACCCCTGTATCTCTATCAACTAATCTTGATATACTATATGTATGTTCCCATATTTGTTAAAGTCCCTTTCCATTAATATCTTGCTTATGGAGCCATGAACAGCTTGTCTCCTTAATGTCTTCTGTTATAAATGAGGTCCCCAtataacatttcatttttttacagaAATACCTAATACGCTATGGTTACATGCCCCCGGGACTACAACAGACAGACAATCAAAACACTCTGCGGGAGGTGGTCACCAAAATGCAGAAGAAATTGGGACTGAAAGAAACAGGGGAGCTCGATGGAGAAACAATAGCGGCAATAAATAGCCCCCGTTGTGGCGTACCAGATGTGGGCAAATTTCAGACATTTGAGGGAGAATTAAAATGGGATCATAATGATATTACATACAAGTAAGTGACCCTCATTTGTTTAGTGATGTATGTTGGAGAGACAGGGTGAGGGCATCCATTATATGGACATAGAGCATAATGtggtactccagagctgcattcacaattctgtaggTTGCTTTTGGGAACATTTACCCAAACAGCTTAGCTGATCTCCTATTATGCTTCACTTATATTATCAACCTCAAATGACTATCTATTAGAGTTGTCCTATCTATCACAAGTTGTCCTCTATAAACAGGATAGAGTATaacctgctgatcagtgggggtctcaccgctgagacccctgccgatcttgaTAACAGCATTCTTGTGTCCCCCTCTGCTTGTCACTGTGAGAGTCACTTGCTGATTTGATATctttgcagccccattgaaagtaaaagGAACATCAGTTCTcctttcaatctcctcctcaatgctggggtgcagtaagcccacgaTGAAGAAGATGGGGGATACAAGATCCCCATTCTCTGGATCGGTAgagagtctcagcagtgagacctttACTGATCAGCATATTATCCCCTATtaacaggatagaggataatgtGGGattttagtacaacccctttaaagttatgaAGTGAGCAATAAAGTAGTAGTTGGTTGTACGCCTATGGAACCTCTGGGAAAGAAACAACTTTTATATTTCCGATTAAATAGAAAGAGTCTTTAATCATATTCTGAGTTTTGCACAACTATGTATTTTCATCTGGTTACTGCAGCACTTTTAATTCCATGTTTTACATGTAGGATTCTCAACTACTCCCCTGACCTTGACCCTGAAGTGATCGATGATGCCTTTGCTCGTGCCTTCAAAGTCTGGAGTGATGTAACTCCGCTCACCTTTACCCGCATCTATGATGGAGAACCTGACATCAACATCTTGTTTGGATCTGACAGTAAGTAAATTCTGCCCTATAGAGGATATGATATTCCAATAAATCAAATTTATGGCTAGAGTAAGGACAGAAAGACACATTTGCAGTTAAGGGGGAATAGCTAAGGGAGTGGTAGCTGGCTGGGCATATGCACCAGATGTTGGGTTCTAGCGACGTTTCAACGAGGCAATATACCTTTGCCAGGGCATTTAGTAATAAGTCAGTAAACTGAATGTTTGCCCTTATGAAGGAAAGCCTAGCTATAGTACAACTTTGGAGCAATGCACTACTCAATATAGAAATTTACATGGCAAACCTTTATGCGGAACTGTTAGCATAATGTGTAACAAGGGCCCCAAGTGAATATGTGacattttataatgctgctgtccTGTGTGGGAAAGGGCTCCCTCATGTACCAGGCCCTGGGTATTACTGCCAGCAGGGCATCACCTATAGCTAAAGCCATAGCTGAATAAATTATGTTTAATTTCAATTCTTATGGGCTGCCCCATACTCCTTCCAATAATCTGAAAATAAGGTACATTTTATTAATAATGTTTATTTTATATGCTAAAAAATTGTAGGCCATCTAGATTTACGAAAGGCTACTGAAAATTCCTTCAGTTACATCTACGTTGGTCCCTCTTGGCCAACTGTTTTTCCTGGGTGTTTGCTAGGCTGTCAAGTTTCTTTCCAGGGATACTACAACTCTACTTTGTTTATTATTAGTGatgagtaaacttttgaaaagctcAGTTTGGCCGGTTCGGCTTCctccgaattagtttgaatcgaaccagaagttcaccaaaacccctgaAAGTGGTACATAAGactgtctaagaaccataaaagcactctgagagtgttatacagattttttatggctcttaggcctcatgtccacggggaaaatcgggcccgctacggattctacatgtagaatctgcagcgggtccctcctgccccgcggacatgagcgctgaaaatacaaataaataagaatttacctatccgtagcgggcggcgaagctctgctcttcctcacggccggatcttcttttccggccggcggatgaattccacacgccggcggcacgtcgccggcacgtcgtcgacgtgccgcgcgcatgcgccgggcacatccgccgagccgaagcaagggagatgcggccgtgaggaagagaagaccttcccggcccgctgcgggtgagtaaatccttgaaattcctattttaggtctcccgcggatccggacggcttccataggcttcaatagaagcccgcgggagccgaccccgcgggagacccgcacgaaaatggagcatggtccagattttttcatgctccattttaaaaaaaatcccttttattgacgatccgcgggtatttatctacccgcgggtggtcaatgcatccctatggggtgcggatccgcgtgcaggtaatccgctacggatcctaaatcatattttgcccgtggacatgagcccttagacagtattacccatcagtgttgagcgaaccaaaccagtacaACTCTGTTTCAGGTAGACCTTTACTAAATGCTCAGTTAAGGTTAGTTCTGTaccgaacttttagcaacatTTGACCCAAAACTAGGGTtccactggtttggttcactcaacactatttaCTATACTGTAGAATTTgctacataatatagaaatttatgGGACATAATATTTGTTCCATTATAACCTATTCAAGAAGTGTGTTTCTGCAACTCTTAAATGGTTTCtggtaaggctgtgttcacatttaCATTGTAGGCTCCGTGGTGCAGCTTCGGCacaaaatcccagacaaaataaGACAGCATGTTGCCTTATTTCAGCCAGGAAAATACCAGTCAGCATGCCAGAAGCCCGACACATTCTATTATAGTTGATTGGGTCCTTCACGTCCCATTCATGTTGGCGTGTGCCAAATCAGGCATTTCCACTTTTCTTGTTGTTCGGCTCCTATGATAGAGCTGAGCATTGGATTGGTTTGATGCCGATGTGAACAGACCCCTAGAGAGACATTCTAGGTACATAGGTACAGCAATACAAAACAAGACATAAAATACTGATTTAGACCAGAGCATTTCTTATAAATTGTTCTTCCTATATTTTGACACCAGGACAGTGAATGAATATCTGTTTTTCAGACCACGGAGATCCATATCCCTTTGATGGGAAGGATGGTCTTTTGGCTCATGCATACCCACCCGGGGAAGGTGTGCAAGGGGATGCTCACTTTGATGAGGATGAAAACTGGACTCTTGGAACTGGAGTGGGTAAGTGTTGAATGGTAACAATAGGATTAAGTGATAACAATAGGATTATGTAATCCCGTGGTTATATTGAGTTATGAGTCCATGAAAATTAACCTTTAATACACACTAGCTATGAAGTATTACGTTAAAATTAATTATAGCTAATGATGCCTAAAATATGCCATGATTCGATAACTACTGTATGTTTGCAATTTTCTAAGATACTTAACTAGAAACAGAAGAAAGATGCTAGAAACAGCTATTTCGCTTTAAGGCATATTTCAATTAACACAGTTCGTTAGCGAGAATAATTAGTTTCTTTATAAAATGGATATCAGCTATTTACTTTGTGAAACTTTGCACTGTAAAATAAATGACAAAGCCTGACTGTCATCAGTAGCACAGTGTCAATGAACATTCACCTTCATGGACCATGTTAGATTTCGGCTCTTTTCATTGAGTTCATCTCCGTAGGCCatgtacatttgttttttttcagtaatGACTCCTTTGTCTTCTTCTAGTGGTAAAGACTCGATTTGGTAATGCAGATGGAGCGATCTGTAGTTTTCCATTTGTGTTTGACGGTGAGACATACACTTCTTGCACAAGTGCTGGACGATCTGATGGACATATCTGGTGTAGCACAACCCCTAACTTTGATAAGGACCAAAAATTTGGTTTCTGCCCCAGCGAGTGTGAGTACAACAACTATACTGTGAAGGATGAGATACAATAAGACAGAGGGCCTTATAAATAATAGATTTTCATGCCATATTCAGCAAAGCTCGGACACAGTTGTATAACCATAGTAAAAAAACATCATAAATTGCATGTTCAATCAGGATGTGGGAACTATTAGATATTATGCTGCAAGATGccattaaataattaataaagttGGTTTCAAGTTTAATAGCTTCTCATCATTTGGTTAAACATAACACCTAACCTGATATATATTTTATACTTCGAggagtattccaggcatttaaccccttttagtacagatgacctatcctattcacaggataggtcttcagtagttgattgatgggggtccactACCTGATCTCAATCTCTGCACTCACTACAGCAGGGCAGATGTCCTCATTGGGGTCCAAACCGGAAGCGATATAGAAGGTATAgttcccattgatctcaatggggtgACGCCTTCTATTATATTTCCGCCTTTGAACTCAATGCGGATAGAGCTGTCAACATCCGGCCTGCTGCATTAAGTGCAAGGCTGAGATCAGATGATCGTTGAGGGTCCTGAACGTCAGACCCACCGATCAACtgccgatgacctatcctgaggatagatcatctgtGATAATAGGGCTTAAATGCCTGAAATACCCCtttcttatttaattttttttttgtctgaaatTAGCCATAGCTGTCATGATTTTTCATCCAATCTCAATATGTAATTGTGATATGTGACtgtaaaagggcttttccaggactTAAATGTTGATGGTTTATCTTAGCCATggcctttaaaaaagaaaaagaagctgGACCGAGTCTTATTATTTTGGGGCAAATTTTGCAGCCTTTTAAAAAACTCCATGCTTATAATGAAGATGCAGATAAGGGAtttggaataatacctccacagtgccacctattgaaaggcagcattccttcaagccaaagttagactctttataaaagcctggtaacaatgactgggaattaaatgcAAAGCCAGACGCCatttacagacagctgtttcagggtatttgcccttcatcattgtacagtaggagtctggctttgctagtgagaggcctgggacgggggtcagaaacactatcttttctccttagggagagcagctagacggtgagtgaggagactcaaaaggccattcatgttcctctgggtaatatgcaaataagggatttggaataatacctccacagtgccacctattggaaggcagcattccttcaagccaaagttagactctgtatacaagccttgtaacaatgactgggaattaaaatcaAAGTTAgacaccatgtacagacagctgtttcagggtatttgcccttcatcagcgtACAGTAGGAAtgtggctttgctagtgagaggcctgggatgggggtcagaaacgctatcttttctccctaGGAAGAGCACCCAATGAAGATGAAAATGTCTAATTTTTATTGTGTCTTCTGCTctccctgcagtgctgtacacatTTGATGGGAATAGCGATGGTCAGCCCTGTGTATTCCCTTTTATTTTTGATGGTGAATCCTATTCATCCTGTACAAAAGAAGGACGTGACGATGGATATCGCTGGTGTGGTACCACAGCTAACTATGATAAGGATCGCAAATACGGATTCTGTCCCAACAGAGGTAAGCTCTTCTGTAAATCTTTTGTAGAGTGTATAGTGTGGCTTCATAGCATTATTGGGTTTAGTAAACTCATATAAAATGCATGTGCTGTGCCAATATATAAGGGATAATGTGGAGTTTTCTATCTGACTAAAACAATTTTCATGCAGACACTGCTGTGGTTGGTGGAAACTCTCAAGGAGACCCGTGTGTGTTCCCCTTCACCTTCCTGGGCAAGACATATCACCAATGTACAAGTGATGGGCGGAGTGACAACAGGTTGTGGTGCGCAACAACCTCCAGCTATGACAATGATCAGAAATGGGGACTCTGCGGAGACCAAGGTACATACCAGAATACAAACTGGCCTTCTTTCCAGCGAACCAGTATTTATCCACCAAACATATTATTACATGATAGTAATTCATTAGCTCCATCTGTTTTGTATTACCAATGAAATGTTAGTACTTGCTTATTTTAG
This genomic interval carries:
- the MMP9 gene encoding matrix metalloproteinase-9, coding for MNRSVQKGNKQGKELVITLRMQVVLVLLGTLCAWSHCAPTSHHKPVSVIFPSDIRSNSSDLERAQKYLIRYGYMPPGLQQTDNQNTLREVVTKMQKKLGLKETGELDGETIAAINSPRCGVPDVGKFQTFEGELKWDHNDITYKILNYSPDLDPEVIDDAFARAFKVWSDVTPLTFTRIYDGEPDINILFGSDNHGDPYPFDGKDGLLAHAYPPGEGVQGDAHFDEDENWTLGTGVVVKTRFGNADGAICSFPFVFDGETYTSCTSAGRSDGHIWCSTTPNFDKDQKFGFCPSELLYTFDGNSDGQPCVFPFIFDGESYSSCTKEGRDDGYRWCGTTANYDKDRKYGFCPNRDTAVVGGNSQGDPCVFPFTFLGKTYHQCTSDGRSDNRLWCATTSSYDNDQKWGLCGDQGYSLFLVAAHEFGHALGLEHSSVQDALMYPMYKYVKDFSLHSDDINGIQYLYGAGSGPQPTPPKPTRKPRPTTTPSTRTTTTTTSVDPDVPVDPTQNPCKVKQFDAIAEIQGQLHFFKDGVYWKLPASGPPTSSTPIRDTWPALPSNIDTAFQDPQSKKIFFFAGRRFWQYTGNTVLGPRSLDKLGFEKDVDEISGAITRNNGKVLLFNGENYWRLDVKSQTVDKGYPRSRDEDFAGVPLDAHDIFVYQDKYYFCQDSFFWRMTWRKQVEKVGYVKYDLLRCPEH